The following coding sequences are from one Anabas testudineus chromosome 16, fAnaTes1.2, whole genome shotgun sequence window:
- the LOC113169330 gene encoding cytochrome c oxidase subunit 6B1, giving the protein MSETMEEKIKNYRTAPFDARFPNTNQTRNCYQNYLDFHRCTKALSAKDQDVTPCEWYRRVYKSLCPIGWVGKWDDQIENGTFPGKI; this is encoded by the exons ATGTCTGAGACTATGGAGGAGAAGATTAAGAACTACAGGACTGCTCCCTTTGACGCCCGGTTCCCCAACACCAACCAGACCCGCAACTGTTACCAGAACTACCTGG aCTTCCACAGGTGCACTAAGGCCCTGTCAGCCAAAGACCAGGATGTGACACCCTGTGAGTGGTATAGGAGGGTTTACAAAAGTCTCTGTCCCATTGGCTGG GTTGGTAAATGGGATGATCAGATAGAGAATGGAACTTTCCCAGGGAAGATCTAA
- the rasip1 gene encoding ras-interacting protein 1 isoform X1 — translation MEGSGSPRFRKLHFPVGLWINSPRKHFAKLGGRWPSAVSVKSTTSSDAASIHEAQSAPSSSLSNSTPSLASPTPSPSPSPAFLRPRPAGSQSRTKRLSHLFLRGRSNSERDRAVGDREREVWAHLAAPSSHHYLPPASSSAPGLIKIYGDALSSGANYRSLLANINSTARQLIAQVITRYTEREREETDDAAVQKHSPEDFLLCDVIGKPIQQPDGAIKWETECRRSVAPWECPLLLVDMWRPKDGFERRFEIQRKEDYEREEREREKEREREGENYQGVRWRRSRMSSGGGSEESEHGHRGRNTELRRSISDMNLSLRRRQGNHVSNDPRGSGNRPSNNGGVRDRKNIVSMISSQSGEIRASKAEAKVGWTNQPAEDEKDYSSCDLEAMSQSLILPPTDRPYFLLLQGYDQSKDFVLYIMAGHMHVFGRKPTMRERENDRERERKGKRPLKVDTLLSAPDLLARHLLVRRDSAVPETPTGQALMRPFRGGVVTHNGVAVYRETVLKPGDVIGLGDHFLFLYRDPRVTPAPPLALTLPWQVDISTTCCPSGLVDRQETLRQYLGSTEAVLKFHPRHADSLLQEIISKNSSPDSGGGPLAPAYLLSIMIDHASKHLDPALTPQILLKSANLIKEIVWDNIKEFGDKHPTQNSTEQEGEISTPNVQKLSSDLRPLMFWMSNATELLNFFQVRVEAMEKEWEFEAPGDPVLTADMDTCSEALAQLDDVIMHTFQQCVYHLTKTLYSLLPALLDTNPFSSEENEKEKDGARGAEGEEKRGEEGEVDDVSALPPKVAGLVEVYRCSLMLSREACLSPPLTSQTFGYLFFFTNTSLLNTLLERDGLFSWSRAVQIRTNLDLVLDWLQGAGLGDIASEFMKKLSVTVNFLCIPKTRLIQSSWTSLQEEHALLSSAQLHHLLTHYKLGPTRAPPACWAPSPGTELSGDIFESFLDHPPLILPNETPRLDLSQPIPSPELQKEMTRLRTFLWGLDQDELPANQRTRL, via the exons ATGGAGGGGTCTGGCAGTCCACGTTTCAGAAAGCTCCATTTCCCAGTGGGTCTGTGGATCAACTCGCCCAGGAAACACTTTGCCAAGCTTGGTGGTCGCTGGCCAAGTGCTGTCTCAGTCAA GTCAACCACCAGCTCTGACGCAGCCTCGATCCACGAGGCCCAATCTGctccttcctcttccctttCTAACTCAACCCCCTCGCTGGCTTCCCCTACCCCATCCCCGTCTCCTTCCCCAGCCTTCCTCAGGCCACGGCCTGCTGGGTCCCAGTCTCGCACAAAGCGTCTTTCCCATCTCTTTCTGAGGGGGCGCTCCAACAGCGAGCGGGACCGGGCAGTGGgggacagggagagagaggtttGGGCACATTTGGCTGCTCCCTCCTCCCATCACTACTTGCCCCCTGCCTCTTCCTCAGCTCCAGGCCTAATCAAGATCTATGGGGATGCCCTCTCCAGTGGTGCCAACTACCGCTCCCTACTGGCCAACATCAATTCTACTGCCAGGCAGCTCATTGCCCAGGTCATCACTCGctacactgagagagagagggaggagacagaTGACGCag CTGTCCAGAAACACAGCCCGGAGGACTTCCTGTTGTGTGATGTCATTGGAAAGCCCATCCAGCAGCCAGATGGAGCTATCAAATGGGAGACAGAGTGCCGGAGAAGTGTTGCCCCATGGGAATGTCCTTTGCTGTTAGTGGACATGTGGAGGCCTAAGGACGGATTTGAACGGCGCTTTGAAATTCAAAGGAAGGAAGACtatgagagagaagagagagaaagggagaaggaacgagagagggagggagagaactACCAAG GCGTGCGCTGGCGTCGAAGCAGGATGTCATCAGGGGGCGGATCAGAGGAGAGCGAGCACGGTCACCGTGGAAGGAACACGGAGCTCAGGAGGAGCATCAGTGACATGAACCTGAGTCTGCGGCGTCGCCAAGGCAACCATGTTAGCAATGACCCACGTGGCTCTGGGAACCGGCCTAGTAACAACGGTGGAGTGCGGGACAGGAAGAACATTGTGAGCATGATCAGTTCACAGTCAGGAGAG ATTAGAGCATCAAAAGCAGAAGCAAAGGTCGGGTGGACGAACCAGCCAGCGGAGGACGAGAAGGACTACTCCAGCTGTGACCTGGAAGCGATGTCACAAAGTTTGATTCTTCCACCCACAGACCGACCATACTTCCTGTTGCTGCAGGGTTATGATCAGAGCAAG gattttgttttgtacatCATGGCGGGAcatatgcatgtgtttggaAGAAAGCCcacaatgagagagagagaaaatgatagagagagggagagaaagggtAAGAGGCCTCTGAAGGTGGACACATTGCTCTCTGCTCCTGACCTTTTGGCCAGACACTTACTGGTCAGGAGAGACTCAGCTGTACCTGAGACACCCACTGGACAAG CTCTAATGCGACCCTTCAGAGGAGGTGTCGTTACACACAACGGAGTGGCTGTTTACAGAGAGACGGTCCTAAAGCCTGGAGATGTGATTGGTCTGGGAGACCACTTCCTTTTTCTGTACCGCGACCCCCGCGTGACTCCAGCTCCACCACTGGCACTGACCCTGCCCTGGCAGGTTGACAtctccaccacctgctgccCCTCAGGGTTGGTGGATAGACAGGAAACTTTGAGGCAGTACCTAGGATCTACTGAGGCAGTTTTGAAATTTCACCCCCGTCACGCAGATTCCCTGTTACAG GAGATAATCTCCAAAAACTCCTCTCCAGACTCTGGTGGTGGGCCTTTAGCTCCAGCTTATCTCCTGTCAATCATGATAGATCATGCCTCTAAACACCTGGACCCTGCTCTCACACCACAGATATTACTCAAGTCAGCCAATCTTATTAAAGAAATTGTGTGG GATAACATTAAGGAATTTGGGGATAAGCATCCCACGCAAAA TTCTACAGAGCAAGAAGGTGAGATTAGCACGCCGAATGTCCAGAAATTGTCATCGGACCTTCGACCCCTGATGTTCTGGATGTCAAATGCTACAGAGCTCCTAAACTTCTTTCAGGTCAGAGTTGAAGCCATGGAGAAGGAGTGGGAGTTTGAAG cCCCCGGGGACCCCGTTTTAACAGCTGACATGGACACCTGCTCAGAGGCACTGGCACAGCTGGATGATGTCATTATGCACACCTTCCAGCAGTGTGTGTATCACCTCACCAAG ACCCTGTACTCACTTCTTCCAGCGCTCCTGGACACGAACCCATTCTCCAGTGAGGAGAATGAAAAGGAGAAGGATGGAGCTCGAGGtgcagaaggagaagagaaaagaggggaggaaggagaggtggATGATGTGTCCGCCTTACCACCCAAAGTTGCCGGGCTCGTGGAGGTGTATCGCTGTTCCCTGATGCTGTCGCGGGAAGCgtgtctctctccacctctcacCTCCCAGACCTTCGGCTACCTCTTCTTCTTTACCAACACCTCCCTGCTCAATACTTTGCTGGAGAGAG ATGGACTGTTTTCGTGGTCCAGAGCAGTACAGATCCGAACAAACTTGGACCTGGTTCTGGACTGGTTACAGGGAGCGGGATTAGGTGACATTGCTTCTGAATTTATGAAGAAACTCTCAGTCACTGTCAACTTCCTATGTATTCCCAAGACACGACTTATCCAG TCATCCTGGACAAGTCTTCAGGAGGAGCACGCCTTGCTAAGCTCTGCCCAGTTGCACCACCTGCTCACCCATTACAAGCTGGGACCAACCAGAGCCCCACCAGCATGCTGGGCTCCTTCACCAGGCACAGAGCTGAGTGGAG ACATCTTTGAGAGCTTCCTGGACCACCCTCCTCTTATCCTGCCAAATGAGACTCCACGCCTTGACCTCTCCCAGCCAATCCCCAGCCCTGAGCTCCAAAAGGAAATGACACGTCTCCGCACCTTCTTGTGGGGACTTGACCAGGATGAGCTCCCTGCCAATCAGAGGACTCGGCTTTGA
- the rasip1 gene encoding ras-interacting protein 1 isoform X2, with protein MEGSGSPRFRKLHFPVGLWINSPRKHFAKLGGRWPSAVSVKSTTSSDAASIHEAQSAPSSSLSNSTPSLASPTPSPSPSPAFLRPRPAGSQSRTKRLSHLFLRGRSNSERDRAVGDREREVWAHLAAPSSHHYLPPASSSAPGLIKIYGDALSSGANYRSLLANINSTARQLIAQVITRYTEREREETDDAAVQKHSPEDFLLCDVIGKPIQQPDGAIKWETECRRSVAPWECPLLLVDMWRPKDGFERRFEIQRKEDYEREEREREKEREREGENYQGVRWRRSRMSSGGGSEESEHGHRGRNTELRRSISDMNLSLRRRQGNHVSNDPRGSGNRPSNNGGVRDRKNIIRASKAEAKVGWTNQPAEDEKDYSSCDLEAMSQSLILPPTDRPYFLLLQGYDQSKDFVLYIMAGHMHVFGRKPTMRERENDRERERKGKRPLKVDTLLSAPDLLARHLLVRRDSAVPETPTGQALMRPFRGGVVTHNGVAVYRETVLKPGDVIGLGDHFLFLYRDPRVTPAPPLALTLPWQVDISTTCCPSGLVDRQETLRQYLGSTEAVLKFHPRHADSLLQEIISKNSSPDSGGGPLAPAYLLSIMIDHASKHLDPALTPQILLKSANLIKEIVWDNIKEFGDKHPTQNSTEQEGEISTPNVQKLSSDLRPLMFWMSNATELLNFFQVRVEAMEKEWEFEAPGDPVLTADMDTCSEALAQLDDVIMHTFQQCVYHLTKTLYSLLPALLDTNPFSSEENEKEKDGARGAEGEEKRGEEGEVDDVSALPPKVAGLVEVYRCSLMLSREACLSPPLTSQTFGYLFFFTNTSLLNTLLERDGLFSWSRAVQIRTNLDLVLDWLQGAGLGDIASEFMKKLSVTVNFLCIPKTRLIQSSWTSLQEEHALLSSAQLHHLLTHYKLGPTRAPPACWAPSPGTELSGDIFESFLDHPPLILPNETPRLDLSQPIPSPELQKEMTRLRTFLWGLDQDELPANQRTRL; from the exons ATGGAGGGGTCTGGCAGTCCACGTTTCAGAAAGCTCCATTTCCCAGTGGGTCTGTGGATCAACTCGCCCAGGAAACACTTTGCCAAGCTTGGTGGTCGCTGGCCAAGTGCTGTCTCAGTCAA GTCAACCACCAGCTCTGACGCAGCCTCGATCCACGAGGCCCAATCTGctccttcctcttccctttCTAACTCAACCCCCTCGCTGGCTTCCCCTACCCCATCCCCGTCTCCTTCCCCAGCCTTCCTCAGGCCACGGCCTGCTGGGTCCCAGTCTCGCACAAAGCGTCTTTCCCATCTCTTTCTGAGGGGGCGCTCCAACAGCGAGCGGGACCGGGCAGTGGgggacagggagagagaggtttGGGCACATTTGGCTGCTCCCTCCTCCCATCACTACTTGCCCCCTGCCTCTTCCTCAGCTCCAGGCCTAATCAAGATCTATGGGGATGCCCTCTCCAGTGGTGCCAACTACCGCTCCCTACTGGCCAACATCAATTCTACTGCCAGGCAGCTCATTGCCCAGGTCATCACTCGctacactgagagagagagggaggagacagaTGACGCag CTGTCCAGAAACACAGCCCGGAGGACTTCCTGTTGTGTGATGTCATTGGAAAGCCCATCCAGCAGCCAGATGGAGCTATCAAATGGGAGACAGAGTGCCGGAGAAGTGTTGCCCCATGGGAATGTCCTTTGCTGTTAGTGGACATGTGGAGGCCTAAGGACGGATTTGAACGGCGCTTTGAAATTCAAAGGAAGGAAGACtatgagagagaagagagagaaagggagaaggaacgagagagggagggagagaactACCAAG GCGTGCGCTGGCGTCGAAGCAGGATGTCATCAGGGGGCGGATCAGAGGAGAGCGAGCACGGTCACCGTGGAAGGAACACGGAGCTCAGGAGGAGCATCAGTGACATGAACCTGAGTCTGCGGCGTCGCCAAGGCAACCATGTTAGCAATGACCCACGTGGCTCTGGGAACCGGCCTAGTAACAACGGTGGAGTGCGGGACAGGAAGAACATT ATTAGAGCATCAAAAGCAGAAGCAAAGGTCGGGTGGACGAACCAGCCAGCGGAGGACGAGAAGGACTACTCCAGCTGTGACCTGGAAGCGATGTCACAAAGTTTGATTCTTCCACCCACAGACCGACCATACTTCCTGTTGCTGCAGGGTTATGATCAGAGCAAG gattttgttttgtacatCATGGCGGGAcatatgcatgtgtttggaAGAAAGCCcacaatgagagagagagaaaatgatagagagagggagagaaagggtAAGAGGCCTCTGAAGGTGGACACATTGCTCTCTGCTCCTGACCTTTTGGCCAGACACTTACTGGTCAGGAGAGACTCAGCTGTACCTGAGACACCCACTGGACAAG CTCTAATGCGACCCTTCAGAGGAGGTGTCGTTACACACAACGGAGTGGCTGTTTACAGAGAGACGGTCCTAAAGCCTGGAGATGTGATTGGTCTGGGAGACCACTTCCTTTTTCTGTACCGCGACCCCCGCGTGACTCCAGCTCCACCACTGGCACTGACCCTGCCCTGGCAGGTTGACAtctccaccacctgctgccCCTCAGGGTTGGTGGATAGACAGGAAACTTTGAGGCAGTACCTAGGATCTACTGAGGCAGTTTTGAAATTTCACCCCCGTCACGCAGATTCCCTGTTACAG GAGATAATCTCCAAAAACTCCTCTCCAGACTCTGGTGGTGGGCCTTTAGCTCCAGCTTATCTCCTGTCAATCATGATAGATCATGCCTCTAAACACCTGGACCCTGCTCTCACACCACAGATATTACTCAAGTCAGCCAATCTTATTAAAGAAATTGTGTGG GATAACATTAAGGAATTTGGGGATAAGCATCCCACGCAAAA TTCTACAGAGCAAGAAGGTGAGATTAGCACGCCGAATGTCCAGAAATTGTCATCGGACCTTCGACCCCTGATGTTCTGGATGTCAAATGCTACAGAGCTCCTAAACTTCTTTCAGGTCAGAGTTGAAGCCATGGAGAAGGAGTGGGAGTTTGAAG cCCCCGGGGACCCCGTTTTAACAGCTGACATGGACACCTGCTCAGAGGCACTGGCACAGCTGGATGATGTCATTATGCACACCTTCCAGCAGTGTGTGTATCACCTCACCAAG ACCCTGTACTCACTTCTTCCAGCGCTCCTGGACACGAACCCATTCTCCAGTGAGGAGAATGAAAAGGAGAAGGATGGAGCTCGAGGtgcagaaggagaagagaaaagaggggaggaaggagaggtggATGATGTGTCCGCCTTACCACCCAAAGTTGCCGGGCTCGTGGAGGTGTATCGCTGTTCCCTGATGCTGTCGCGGGAAGCgtgtctctctccacctctcacCTCCCAGACCTTCGGCTACCTCTTCTTCTTTACCAACACCTCCCTGCTCAATACTTTGCTGGAGAGAG ATGGACTGTTTTCGTGGTCCAGAGCAGTACAGATCCGAACAAACTTGGACCTGGTTCTGGACTGGTTACAGGGAGCGGGATTAGGTGACATTGCTTCTGAATTTATGAAGAAACTCTCAGTCACTGTCAACTTCCTATGTATTCCCAAGACACGACTTATCCAG TCATCCTGGACAAGTCTTCAGGAGGAGCACGCCTTGCTAAGCTCTGCCCAGTTGCACCACCTGCTCACCCATTACAAGCTGGGACCAACCAGAGCCCCACCAGCATGCTGGGCTCCTTCACCAGGCACAGAGCTGAGTGGAG ACATCTTTGAGAGCTTCCTGGACCACCCTCCTCTTATCCTGCCAAATGAGACTCCACGCCTTGACCTCTCCCAGCCAATCCCCAGCCCTGAGCTCCAAAAGGAAATGACACGTCTCCGCACCTTCTTGTGGGGACTTGACCAGGATGAGCTCCCTGCCAATCAGAGGACTCGGCTTTGA